A genomic segment from Triticum dicoccoides isolate Atlit2015 ecotype Zavitan chromosome 1A, WEW_v2.0, whole genome shotgun sequence encodes:
- the LOC119284758 gene encoding TNF receptor-associated factor homolog 1a-like, with product MPCLSYQYTIMQRRYTMDAKAVMVMKKATTLQNLFIQKKGLIKGTYTWTMDNYHELDLKRYVCSPTFEVGGHKWHVGMYPHGCRHITGHISLFLYLESSDKLCDESGKVVELTLSILDQKNGKHSTITSGLSVFAGDSSWGWPKFLTVDKFKDPSRGYVLGSRCVVKADFTVVGSSNDG from the exons ATGCCGTGTTTGAGTTATCAGTATACAATCATGCAAAGAAGATATACTATGGACGCAAAG GCTGTTATGGTTATGAAGAAGGCTACCACACTTCAGAACCTTTTTATCCAGAAGAAAGGGCTCATCAAAGGGACCTACACCTGGACCATGGACAACTACCATGAATTGGACTTGAAGCGCTATGTTTGTTCTCCTACATTTGAAGTCGGTGGACATAAATG GCATGTTGGCATGTATCCGCATGGATGCAGACACATCACCGGCCACATCTCCTTGTTCTTATACCTGGAGTCCTCGGATAAGCTCTGTGACGAGTCCGGGAAGGTAGTTGAATTGACTCTATCCATCCTAGACCAAAAGAACGGGAAACACTCCACCATCACTTCAG GTCTCTCAGTGTTTGCAGGTGATAGCAGCTGGGGATGGCCCAAGTTCCTTACAGTCGATAAATTCAAGGATCCGTCTCGAGGCTATGTCCTAGGATCGAGATGCGTCGTCAAGGCAGATTTCACTGTCGTTGGCTCCTCCAATGATGGTTAG